A genomic stretch from Falco cherrug isolate bFalChe1 chromosome 1, bFalChe1.pri, whole genome shotgun sequence includes:
- the LOC102046743 gene encoding uncharacterized protein LOC102046743 isoform X2 has protein sequence MKVSENEVGTYLRTSIQPINVIYVSKLNTSYIFPALANRTKYSMEGGNLRITLHNVQESDSNIYLCIKFVKSKDHHKTLSGKTTIVLVKARTSGVIEQSPLYVNPQQGQSINITCALKSSQEDEEIYLLKTRVQPERVLYISNQTTSISPGFANRLEYSKEEHKIVITLHNLRKNDSDIYVCAVVMENFSSISADGSGTMLLIKEAEQTDCSSSSWGIYTLSILVALLFSALICCSLYHVDMKKYFQKRKPNVVYEDMSYRSRCNTLVKTNAYIIND, from the exons AtgaaagtttcagaaaatgaagtggGAACATACTTGAGAACTAGCATACAGCCAATCAATGTGATATATGTTTCCAAGCTGAATACTTCATATATCTTTCCTGCTTTGGCTAATCGCACCAAGTATTCAATGGAAGGAGGGAATCTCAGGATAACTCTGCACAATGTACAGGAATCTGATTCCAATATCTACTTATGCATTAAGTTTGTTAAAAGCAAAGACCACCACAAAACGCTGAGTGGGAAGACAACCATAGTACTGGTAAAAG CTAGAACCAGTGGAGTTATTGAACAGTCACCGCTCTACGTCAATCCTCAGCAAGGCCAGTCGATCAACATCACCTGTGCGTTGAAAAGCTCGCAGGAAGATGAAGAGATCTACTTGCTCAAGACTCGCGTGCAGCCTGAAAGAGTGCTATATATTTCAAATCAGACCACAAGTatttctcctggttttgctAATCGCTTGGAGTATTCAAAGGAAGAACATAAAATAGTGATAACTCTACACAACCTAAGGAAAAATGACAGtgatatatatgtatgtgctGTGGTGATGGAAAATTTCTCTTCCATCTCAGCAGACGGCAGTGGCACTATGCTGTTGATTAAAG AAGCGGAGCAGACAGACTGCAGTAGTAGTTCCTGGGGCATCTATACTCTTAGCATCCTGGTAGCGCTACTGTTTTCTGCACTGATATGCTGCAGCTTGTATCATGTCGAT atgaagaaatatttccagaaaagaaaaccaaatgtaGTATATGAAGATATGTCTTACCGTTCTAGATGTAACACCTTGGTGAAAACCAATGCTTACATCATTAACGATTAA
- the LOC114018089 gene encoding uncharacterized protein LOC114018089 isoform X2, whose protein sequence is MESPYFTWFCFLLLAIAAAHPNIAMPCGGDPAEGSQRSSSGKTNVTVYHCKNCEEHICKSSNYEGFVKIGETQSETFSNEVIQLVTSETHIMMCLQQEENACLKGIYAIVWEKAMGVGDSCGTLDFKENREDNIVREEMKICCKVDTNLSVPSRVLKCGLHNVMSGGENRKSAADITAEGNQGERQFSVSQGNITLTTTLLIAGVCAAALLTYHICRKQNHQGSVPVIKPAFCCC, encoded by the exons ATGGAGTCCCCCTACTTCACatggttttgtttcctgctcCTGGCCATTGCAGCTGCCCATCCAA aTATTGCCATGCCCTGTGGTGGTGACCCTGCTGAGGGATCACAACGGTCTTCATCTGGCAAAACAAATGTGACAGTCTACCACTGCAAAAACTGTGAGGAACACATATGCAAATCATCCAATTATGAAGGCTTTGTAAAAATTGGTGAAACACAAAGTGagacattttcaaatgaagtaATTCAGTTGGTGACCAGTGAAACACACATCATGATGTGCcttcagcaagaagaaaatgcttgTCTTAAAGGAATTTATGCCATAGTCTGGGAGAAAGCCATGGGAGTAGGAGACTCATGTGGCACACTGGATTTTAAAG AAAACAGGGAGGATAACATCGTTAGAGAGGAGATGAAAATTTGCTGTAAAGTGGACACAAACCTCTCAGTACCCAGCCGTGTGCTGAAGTGTGGCCTACACAATGTAATGtcaggaggagaaaacagaaaatcagcagcCGACATCACTGCTGAAGGAAATCAAG GTGAGCGTCAATTTTCAGTCAGCCAAGGGAACATTACCCTCACCACCACTTTACTGATTGCTGGGGTTTGTGCAGCAGCATTGCTAACGTATCACATTTGTCGGAAGCAAAATCATCAAG GTTCTGTCCCAGTGATCAAGCCTGCTTTTTGTTG CTGTTAG
- the LOC102046743 gene encoding uncharacterized protein LOC102046743 isoform X1, whose amino-acid sequence MLQISCLPTVCVFLLLLLCFPGQNGEENEQSADVISVWEGDSISITCSMKVSENEVGTYLRTSIQPINVIYVSKLNTSYIFPALANRTKYSMEGGNLRITLHNVQESDSNIYLCIKFVKSKDHHKTLSGKTTIVLVKARTSGVIEQSPLYVNPQQGQSINITCALKSSQEDEEIYLLKTRVQPERVLYISNQTTSISPGFANRLEYSKEEHKIVITLHNLRKNDSDIYVCAVVMENFSSISADGSGTMLLIKEAEQTDCSSSSWGIYTLSILVALLFSALICCSLYHVDMKKYFQKRKPNVVYEDMSYRSRCNTLVKTNAYIIND is encoded by the exons atgctgcagaTATCGTGTCTCCCAACTGTGTGtgtctttcttctgcttctcctgtgCTTCCCTGGCCAAAATG gtgaagaaaatgaacagtcAGCAGACGTTATCAGTGTTTGGGAAGGAGACTCCATTAGCATAACTTGCTCAAtgaaagtttcagaaaatgaagtggGAACATACTTGAGAACTAGCATACAGCCAATCAATGTGATATATGTTTCCAAGCTGAATACTTCATATATCTTTCCTGCTTTGGCTAATCGCACCAAGTATTCAATGGAAGGAGGGAATCTCAGGATAACTCTGCACAATGTACAGGAATCTGATTCCAATATCTACTTATGCATTAAGTTTGTTAAAAGCAAAGACCACCACAAAACGCTGAGTGGGAAGACAACCATAGTACTGGTAAAAG CTAGAACCAGTGGAGTTATTGAACAGTCACCGCTCTACGTCAATCCTCAGCAAGGCCAGTCGATCAACATCACCTGTGCGTTGAAAAGCTCGCAGGAAGATGAAGAGATCTACTTGCTCAAGACTCGCGTGCAGCCTGAAAGAGTGCTATATATTTCAAATCAGACCACAAGTatttctcctggttttgctAATCGCTTGGAGTATTCAAAGGAAGAACATAAAATAGTGATAACTCTACACAACCTAAGGAAAAATGACAGtgatatatatgtatgtgctGTGGTGATGGAAAATTTCTCTTCCATCTCAGCAGACGGCAGTGGCACTATGCTGTTGATTAAAG AAGCGGAGCAGACAGACTGCAGTAGTAGTTCCTGGGGCATCTATACTCTTAGCATCCTGGTAGCGCTACTGTTTTCTGCACTGATATGCTGCAGCTTGTATCATGTCGAT atgaagaaatatttccagaaaagaaaaccaaatgtaGTATATGAAGATATGTCTTACCGTTCTAGATGTAACACCTTGGTGAAAACCAATGCTTACATCATTAACGATTAA
- the LOC114018089 gene encoding uncharacterized protein LOC114018089 isoform X1, with the protein MESPYFTWFCFLLLAIAAAHPNIAMPCGGDPAEGSQRSSSGKTNVTVYHCKNCEEHICKSSNYEGFVKIGETQSETFSNEVIQLVTSETHIMMCLQQEENACLKGIYAIVWEKAMGVGDSCGTLDFKVSSENREDNIVREEMKICCKVDTNLSVPSRVLKCGLHNVMSGGENRKSAADITAEGNQGERQFSVSQGNITLTTTLLIAGVCAAALLTYHICRKQNHQGSVPVIKPAFCCC; encoded by the exons ATGGAGTCCCCCTACTTCACatggttttgtttcctgctcCTGGCCATTGCAGCTGCCCATCCAA aTATTGCCATGCCCTGTGGTGGTGACCCTGCTGAGGGATCACAACGGTCTTCATCTGGCAAAACAAATGTGACAGTCTACCACTGCAAAAACTGTGAGGAACACATATGCAAATCATCCAATTATGAAGGCTTTGTAAAAATTGGTGAAACACAAAGTGagacattttcaaatgaagtaATTCAGTTGGTGACCAGTGAAACACACATCATGATGTGCcttcagcaagaagaaaatgcttgTCTTAAAGGAATTTATGCCATAGTCTGGGAGAAAGCCATGGGAGTAGGAGACTCATGTGGCACACTGGATTTTAAAG TTTCCTCAGAAAACAGGGAGGATAACATCGTTAGAGAGGAGATGAAAATTTGCTGTAAAGTGGACACAAACCTCTCAGTACCCAGCCGTGTGCTGAAGTGTGGCCTACACAATGTAATGtcaggaggagaaaacagaaaatcagcagcCGACATCACTGCTGAAGGAAATCAAG GTGAGCGTCAATTTTCAGTCAGCCAAGGGAACATTACCCTCACCACCACTTTACTGATTGCTGGGGTTTGTGCAGCAGCATTGCTAACGTATCACATTTGTCGGAAGCAAAATCATCAAG GTTCTGTCCCAGTGATCAAGCCTGCTTTTTGTTG CTGTTAG